One part of the Diadema setosum chromosome 6, eeDiaSeto1, whole genome shotgun sequence genome encodes these proteins:
- the LOC140229769 gene encoding uncharacterized protein, translating into MAGNVIGGRQQDCTSYSGRVRAKGKDTYFDTYALLDSGSISTFCTTELTRKVEAEGGTQKLSMSTLDKSSSVITCKTVSLEVESLSTGNRLNLPHVYAKEQINVSRSHIADVCDTERFPHLADVDVPKASPRDVMLLIGEDVPEALVPLDVRRGKAEDIYAVKTVLGWTVNGPVGNHHSDQDVSSSFISRDANLELQVERFWSLESTESLADQSKCMSVNDRRALDVWDESIQKEDGHYQLSIPFKERPPKLADNMSVAERRLQSLGRRLRRDEDLHRRYTKAMTDLVEEGYAEKVAEENAGSCDRVWYLPHHPVENPNKPGKTRIVFDRASTFLGRSLNDAVLQGPDLTNSLLGVLLRFRQELIAVMGDIKAMFNQVRVPPDERDLLRFLWWPEGDVEKQSEVYRMCVHLFGGTWCPSVCSFALRRTREDQDAEFSPEAVNVVKRNFYVDDCLVSVKEEDKAVQLVDELKRMLKWGGFNLTKWLSNSPKVMESVPVHDRAKEVEGLDLTYDALPIERALGVKWNIELDTMTYGITPKHKPCTRRGVLSEVCSVYDPYGFASPYVLNAKVILQELTAMKLDWDDPLPEKQRDSWLNWKRYLPLMEDFNISRCLKPHDFGEVMEYQLHHFSDASERAYGVASYLRVTNHEGKVYCSLVMARTRLTPLKRVTIPRLELMAATLAVRVDSMLRRELDFNLKESVFWSDSTIVLQYIKNVEKRFHTFVGNRIAVIHEGSEPKQWRYVDTQQNPADNVSRGMTAEQLMNSDRWVNGPIFLWSEEELWPGSHAWDDVSLDGDPEVKSKDKAGVYMSAEVEGAASMSKLLEHYSSWHRLKKAVCWLRRYLKWLRCRFAHGTESISGESTSGNLTVEEMKEAEEKILQYVQSVNFPDEISSLQADQNDDARQGQSCKYVKKTSSIYKLDPRMINGLLRVGGRLGRSVLPEDAKHPIILRNDSDVAKLILREIHETSGHSGKNHILSRLNQKYWILAAGSVIRGLLARCVVCRRQRGKVLVQKMADLPADRLTPDEPPFSRVGIDYFGPFELKRGRSVVKRYGVLFTCLSVRAVHLEIADSLDTDSCINAIRRFIARRGNVREIRSDNGTNLVGAERELRAAIRSWNQAGIHETLLQKNIKWTFNPPAASHQGGVWERQIRTVRKLLLCSLVRQQTLNDDSLHTLFCEVESIINSRPITGVSTDVNDVQALTPNHLLLLNASSTPPPVATSEADNYARRRWRQVQFLADTFWTRWRREYLPRLQERHKWATSQRNVHVGDLVLVVDEHSPRNVCPLGRVLQTWPDEKGFVRQCEVKTRTSILRRPITKLCLILEADS; encoded by the coding sequence ATGGCTGGCAACGTCATAGGGGGCCGGCAGCAAGATTGCACTTCCTATAGTGGCAGAGTGAGAGCCAAGGGAAAGGACACTTACTTTGACACTTACGCCCTCTTAGACAGTGGCTCGATTTCAACGTTTTGTACTACAGAGCTGACTAGGAAGGTCGAGGCTGAGGGGGGAACTCAGAAGCTGTCGATGTCAACATTGGATAAGTCCAGTAGTGTGATAACGTGCAAGACAGTCAGCCTTGAAGTGGAAAGTCTGTCAACTGGGAACAGGCTGAATCTTCCTCATGTGTATGCGAAGGAACAAATCAATGTGAGCCGTTCACACATCGCTGATGTGTGCGACACTGAGCGATTCCCACATTTGGCAGATGTAGATGTCCCTAAGGCCAGCCCTCGAGACGTGATGCTTCTCATCGGTGAAGATGTCCCAGAGGCATTGGTACCCCTAGATGTCAGACGTGGTAAGGCTGAGGACATCTATGCCGTGAAGACTGTGCTAGGTTGGACCGTGAATGGACCAGTTGGGAACCACCACAGTGACCAAGACGTATCGTCAAGCTTTATTTCCAGGGACGCGAATTTGGAGCTTCAAGTGGAAAGGTTTTGGTCACTTGAGTCGACAGAGTCTCTAGCAGACCAGTCTAAGTGTATGTCTGTAAATGACAGGAGGGCTCTGGATGTCTGGGATGAGAGTATCCAAAAGGAAGATGGTCACTACCAGTTGTCTATACCCTTCAAGGAGAGACCCCCAAAGCTGGCTGACAACATGAGTGTGGCTGAAAGGAGGCTGCAGAGTCTTGGTAGGAGATTAAGAAGAGATGAGGATCTACACAGACGATATACCAAGGCCATGACAGATTTGGTCGAGGAAGGATATGCTGAAAAAGTAGCGGAAGAAAATGCAGGTTCATGCGACCGTGTTTGGTATCTTCCTCATCACCCCGTTGAGAACCCCAACAAGCCAGGGAAGACAAGGATTGTGTTTGACCGTGCGTCTACCTTCCTAGGAAGATCATTGAATGATGCTGTTTTACAAGGCCCTGATTTGACAAACTCACTTCTGGGTGTTCTCTTGAGGTTTCGTCAAGAGCTCATTGCAGTTATGGGGGACATCAAAGCCATGTTCAATCAAGTACGAGTCCCACCTGATGAAAGAGATTTGCTGAGATTTCTCTGGTGGCCGGAAGGAGATGTGGAGAAGCAATCCGAGGTATACAGGATGTGTGTACACCTCTTTGGAGGGACCTGGTGTCCCAGTGTGTGCAGCTTTGCTCTGAGGCGTACCAGAGAAGACCAGGATGCGGAGTTCTCCCCAGAAGCAGTAAACGTGGTGAAGCGCAACTTCTATGTGGATGACTGCCTGGTGTCTGTGAAGGAAGAGGATAAAGCAGTTCAGCTCGTAGATGAGCTGAAGAGAATGCTGAAATGGGGAGGCTTCAACCTAACTAAATGGCTGAGCAACAGCCCAAAGGTGATGGAGTCTGTGCCTGTTCATGACAGGGCAAAGGAAGTGGAAGGACTTGACTTGACTTATGACGCATTACCAATTGAGAGGGCCCTGGGTGTGAAATGGAACATTGAACTTGACACCATGACATATGGAATCACACCGAAGCACAAGCCATGTACCCGTCGTGGAGTGCTGAGTGAGGTTTGCTCGGTATATGATCCGTATGGATTTGCGAGTCCATATGTGTTGAATGCAAAGGTTATTTTGCAAGAGCTCACAGCAATGAAACTGGATTGGGACGACCCATTACCAGAGAAGCAACGTGACAGCTGGCTGAACTGGAAGAGATATCTACCACTTATGGAGGATTTCAACATCAGCAGGTGCCTAAAACCTCATGACTTTGGTGAGGTGATGGAGTATCagttgcatcatttttctgatGCTTCGGAGAGGGCATATGGTGTAGCCTCTTATCTTCGAGTGACGAACCACGAAGGCAAAGTTTATTGCAGTCTAGTCATGGCCAGGACTCGTCTGACGCCGCTGAAGAGAGTTACAATACCGAGACTTGAGTTGATGGCGGCGACGCTTGCTGTAAGAGTGGATAGTATGCTGAGACGGGAGCTTGACTTCAACTTGAAGGAATCCGTCTTCTGGAGTGACAGCACTATAGTGCTCCAGTATATCAAGAATGTTGAGAAGCGATTCCACACATTTGTTGGGAACAGGATCGCAGTAATCCATGAAGGATCCGAACCGAAACAATGGCGCTATGTCGACACTCAGCAGAATCCAGCTGATAATGTCTCGAGAGGGATGACGGCTGAGCAGCTGATGAACAGTGACAGATGGGTAAATGGACCTATCTTCTTGTGGTCTGAGGAGGAGTTATGGCCAGGAAGCCATGCCTGGGACGATGTCAGTCTTGACGGTGACCCCGAAGTCAAGAGTAAGGACAAGGCTGGGGTTTACATGTCGGCTGAAGTTGAAGGAGCAGCTTCAATGAGCAAACTGCTTGAACATTATTCATCGTGGCACAGGCTGAAGAAAGCAGTTTGCTGGCTAAGGAGGTacctgaaatggctgagatgtagATTTGCGCATGGTACTGAAAGCATTTCAGGTGAATCTACTAGTGGAAATCTGACGGTGGAGGAAATGAAGGAAGCAGAGGAGAAAATTCTGCAGTATGTGCAATCAGTCAACTTCCCTGATGAGATATCTTCCCTACAGGCTGACCAGAATGACGATGCACGACAAGGACAGAGCTgtaaatatgtcaagaaaacaaGCTCTATCTACAAGCTAGACCCGAGAATGATCAATGGCCTATTGAGGGTAGGAGGAAGGCTAGGCAGATCGGTGCTGCCAGAGGACGCGAAGCATCCGATTATACTCCGCAATGACAGCGATGTTGCCAAGCTTATCTTGAGAGAAATACACGAGACATCAGGACATAGTGGGAAGAACCACATATTGTCTCGCCTGAACCAGAAGTACTGGATTCTTGCTGCTGGCTCTGTGATCAGAGGGCTACTTGCTAGATGTGTTGTATGCAGAAGGCAGCGAGGGAAGGTTCTTGTGCAAAAAATGGCGGATTTGCCAGCAGACCGTCTTACTCCAGACGAGCCCCCTTTCTCGAGAGTTGGGATTGATTACTTTGGACCGTTCGAGTTGAAGAGGGGTCGAAGTGTCGTGAAGAGGTATGGAGTTCTGTTCACATGTCTTTCTGTGAGAGCGGTTCACCTTGAGATAGCAGATTCCCTTGACACAGACTCTTGCATTAATGCTATCAGACGCTTCATAGCACGCAGGGGAAATGTGAGAGAGATTAGGTCTGATAATGGCACTAATTTGGTCGGAGCGGAGAGAGAACTGAGAGCTGCGATACGCAGTTGGAACCAGGCTGGGATACATGAGACGTTGCTGCAGAAAAACATTAAATGGACGTTCAATCCACCCGCAGCTAGTCACCAAGGTGGGGTGTGGGAACGACAAATCCGTACTGTGAGGAAGCTGCTGCTGTGTTCCTTGGTCAGACAGCAAACTTTGAACGATGATTCGTTACACACGCTCTTTTGTGAAGTAGAGAGCATCATCAACAGCCGGCCAATAACTGGGGTGTCCACTGACGTGAATGATGTACAAGCCTTGACACCAAATCATCTGCTTCTGCTAAATGCAAGTTCAACGCCGCCTCCAGTGGCTACTAGTGAGGCAGACAACTACGCCAGGAGGAGATGGCGTCAAGTGCAGTTTCTCGCCGATACCTTTTGGACGAGGTGGAGGAGAGAATATTTACCACGATTGCAGGAACGGCATAAGTGGGCTACTTCTCAACGCAATGTTCATGTTGGTGATCTGGTCTTAGTAGTCGACGAACACTCCCCGCGCAATGTTTGTCCTTTGGGAAGGGTCCTCCAGACATGGCCGGATGAGAAGGGCTTTGTTCGTCAGTGTGAAGTTAAAACACGAACCAGCATACTGCGGAGACCAATTACTAAGCTATGTTTGATTCTCGAAGCAGATTCTTAG